Proteins co-encoded in one Girardinichthys multiradiatus isolate DD_20200921_A chromosome 11, DD_fGirMul_XY1, whole genome shotgun sequence genomic window:
- the LOC124876844 gene encoding uncharacterized protein LOC124876844: MVVVKPTDVVPSASIKFFGAGTAACIADLITFPLDTAKVRLQIQGESQKVKGSSAVKYRGVFGTINTMVRTEGARSLYNGLVAGLQRQMSFASVRIGLYDSMKQFYTRGTESAGIVTQLMAGCTTGAMAVAFAQPTDVVKVRFQAQVRLADSERRYNSTLDAYKTIARNEGVRGLWKGCMPNITRNAIVNCAELVTYDMIKELILKYDLMTDNMPCHFTAAFGAGFCTTVVASPVDVVKTRFMNSGNGQYTSAINCALTMLRNEGPAAFYKGFMPSFLRLGSWNIVMFVTYEQIKRGMTQAQRYWESHHCSVHIKKLLLDLSFNQKKLGKMVGFRPADVPPTAAVKFVGAGTAACIADLLTFPLDTAKVRLQVQGEASISEAMGKSPAVKYRGVFGTIITMVRTEGPLSLYSGLVAGLQRQMSFASVRIGLYDSVKQFYTKGSDHAGIGSRLLAGCTTGGMAVALAQPTDVVKVRFQAQARSNQHARRYCGTINAYKTIAKEEGIRGLWKGTGPNIARNAIVNCTELVTYDFIKDFLLTFTAMSDNLPCHFVSAFGAGLCTTVIASPVDVVKTRYMNSALGRYSCVLNCAAAMMTNEGPHAFYKGFMPSFLRLGSWNVVMFVTYEQLKRALMAANHSCTTLL; encoded by the exons atggttgtAGTGAAACCGACCGATGTGGTGCCCTCCGCCAGTATTAAGTTCTTCGGAGCAGGCACGGCAGCTTGCATTGCTGACCTCATCACCTTTCCACTGGATACGGCTAAAGTCAGGCTGCAG ATCCAGGGCGAGTCTCAGAAAGTTAAAGGATCCAGTGCAGTGAAGTACCGGGGTGTGTTCGGCACAATCAACACCATGGTGCGCACAGAAGGAGCCAGGAGTCTATACAATGGGCTGGTAGCAGGTCTCCAGAGGCAGATGAGTTTTGCGTCTGTTCGAATCGGCCTTTATGACTCCATGAAGCAATTCTACACTCGAGGCACTGAGA GTGCTGGGATTGTTACCCAACTCATGGCAGGCTGCACCACAGGAGCCATGGCTGTGGCTTTTGCACAACCAACAGATGTAGTGAAGGTGCGTTTCCAAGCCCAGGTGCGGTTGGCTGATAGCGAGAGGAGATACAACAGTACCCTGGATGCTTATAAGACGATTGCCAGAAACGAGGGAGTTCGGGGGCTCTGGAAAG GCTGCATGCCAAACATCACCCGGAATGCTATTGTAAACTGTGCAGAACTGGTCACCTATGACATGATCAAAGAACTCATTCTGAAGTATGACCTAATGACAG ACAACATGCCATGCCACTTCACAGCTGCCTTTGGTGCTGGCTTTTGCACAACTGTAGTAGCGTCTCCTGTGGATGTGGTTAAAACACGGTTTATGAACTCAGGAAATGGTCAGTACACCAGCGCCATCAACTGCGCTCTGACGATGTTGAGAAATGAAGGACCTGCAGCTTTCTATAAAGg ATTCATGCCTTCTTTCCTGCGACTGGGATCTTGGAACATTGTTATGTTTGTGACATATGAACAAATTAAAAGGGGTATGACCCAAGCACAACGGTACTGGGAGTCAC ATCATTGTTCAGTCCATATCAAAAAGCTGCTCTTGGATCTTAGTTTTAATCAAAAGAAATTGGGGAAAATGGTTGGATTCCGACCTGCGGATGTGCCTCCAACAGCAGCTGTAAAGTTTGTGGGTGCAGGAACTGCAGCCTGCATTGCTGACCTGCTCACCTTTCCCTTGGACACAGCCAAAGTACGGCTGCAG GTCCAAGGAGAAGCCAGCATCTCTGAAGCAATGGGAAAATCTCCTGCAGTAAAGTATCGGGGTGTGTTTGGTACCATCATCACCATGGTGCGCACAGAAGGGCCTCTGAGTCTTTACAGTGGGCTGGTGGCAGGACTCCAGAGACAGATGAGCTTTGCCTCTGTCCGTATTGGTCTCTATGACTCTGTTAAACAGTTCTACACTAAAGGATCTGATC ATGCGGGCATTGGCAGTCGGCTGCTTGCGGGATGTACCACAGGTGGCATGGCTGTGGCCTTGGCCCAGCCCACAGATGTGGTGAAAGTCCGTTTTCAGGCACAGGCCAGGTCTAATCAGCATGCAAGACGCTACTGTGGCACCATTAATGCTTACAAGACCATTGCTAAGGAGGAAGGCATCCGTGGTCTCTGGAAAG GCACAGGTCCAAACATTGCACGCAATGCTATCGTTAACTGCACAGAACTGGTGACATATGACTTCATTAAGGATTTCCTCCTCACCTTCACTGCCATGTCTG ACAACCTGCCTTGCCACTTTGTATCAGCCTTTGGTGCTGGCTTATGCACCACTGTGATCGCTTCCCCAGTCGATGTGGTCAAAACGAGATACATGAACTCTGCTCTTGGCCGGTACAGCTGCGTCCTCAATTGTGCTGCTGCCATGATGACCAATGAAGGCCCGCATGCCTTTTATAAAGG CTTCATGCCATCGTTCTTACGGCTGGGCTCCTGGAACGTGGTGATGTTTGTCACATATGAGCAGCTGAAGCGAGCTTTGATGGCAGCAAATCACAGCTGCACAACTTTATTATAA